From Levilactobacillus zymae, a single genomic window includes:
- a CDS encoding ABC transporter ATP-binding protein, with the protein MERRVTAPRTAPTRSAGKFNLKAFLHLIRQTQPKYWQLWVGLALGLVATGAQLAAPKFAQTLINGFSHGINQGLLGLIIGLFVLSALISALSGALLGIFGENVVANLRKTLWQKLVRLRVSYFDSVKTGEMTSRLVNDSTQIKDLLANSFPQMVTSLLQLLGALVIMALMDWKMTAIMFIALPLLMAIMLPVMRLSSKVGRQRQDALATFSGSANDTLSEIRLVKSSNAETYETQSGFAQIQKLYRIGLKEAVYDSIASPIMTAGMLALFVGVLVYAAARVADGSMSMGTLVSFLMYLFQIVGPAGMLARFFTDLSKANGSTERVRDLLNEPEEALTLGTTQPITNHTLRLEHVDFAYEDDGQPVLHDINIEAKPNTVVAFAGPSGGGKSTIFGLLERYYQPTAGKVLLDDQDVNDLSLMDWRSQIGYVSQDSAIMAGTIRHNLTYGLTQDFTDEQLWHVLQLAYADQFVHEMPDGLDTQVGERGVKVSGGQRQRLAIARAFLRDPQILMLDEATASLDSESEAMVQKALGQLMQGRTTLIIAHRLSTIVDADNIYFIDHGQVSGHGTHQELMDRLPLYRDYVKIQFKD; encoded by the coding sequence ATGGAACGTCGCGTCACCGCGCCGCGCACGGCGCCAACCCGGTCCGCCGGGAAATTTAACCTGAAAGCATTTTTACACCTGATTCGGCAAACTCAACCGAAATATTGGCAACTCTGGGTGGGTTTGGCGCTAGGACTAGTCGCCACCGGGGCCCAACTAGCTGCCCCGAAGTTTGCCCAGACCCTGATCAACGGCTTCAGTCATGGGATTAATCAAGGATTGCTGGGCCTGATCATTGGCCTGTTCGTCCTGAGTGCCCTGATTAGTGCCCTTTCCGGAGCCTTGCTGGGGATCTTTGGCGAAAACGTGGTCGCCAACCTGCGGAAGACTTTGTGGCAAAAGCTGGTCCGACTGCGGGTCAGCTACTTCGATAGCGTCAAGACTGGGGAGATGACCTCTCGGCTGGTCAATGATTCGACGCAGATCAAAGATCTATTGGCTAATTCGTTTCCCCAGATGGTCACATCGCTACTTCAATTGTTAGGGGCGTTGGTCATCATGGCATTGATGGATTGGAAGATGACGGCCATCATGTTTATCGCCTTACCGTTACTGATGGCGATCATGTTGCCGGTGATGCGGCTGAGTAGTAAGGTCGGTCGCCAACGCCAAGACGCGCTGGCCACCTTTAGCGGTAGTGCGAACGATACGTTAAGCGAGATTCGCTTGGTCAAGTCGTCCAACGCCGAAACCTACGAAACGCAAAGCGGATTTGCCCAAATCCAAAAACTCTACCGCATTGGCCTCAAAGAAGCCGTGTATGATTCCATCGCGAGTCCAATCATGACGGCCGGTATGTTGGCATTGTTTGTCGGCGTATTGGTCTACGCCGCAGCCCGGGTGGCCGACGGGTCGATGAGTATGGGGACGTTGGTCTCCTTTCTGATGTACCTGTTCCAAATCGTGGGTCCCGCCGGCATGCTGGCCCGGTTCTTCACCGACCTGTCCAAGGCCAACGGGTCGACCGAACGGGTCCGCGACCTGCTTAACGAACCCGAAGAAGCCTTGACGCTCGGCACGACCCAGCCCATCACCAACCACACGTTGCGCTTAGAGCACGTCGACTTCGCTTACGAAGACGACGGTCAACCCGTGTTGCACGACATCAACATCGAAGCCAAGCCCAACACGGTGGTGGCCTTTGCCGGGCCTTCCGGTGGGGGGAAGTCGACCATCTTTGGCCTGTTAGAGCGCTACTACCAACCAACCGCCGGCAAGGTCTTACTGGACGACCAGGACGTCAACGACCTGAGCCTGATGGATTGGCGTTCCCAAATCGGTTACGTTAGTCAGGACTCTGCCATCATGGCCGGGACGATTCGCCACAACCTGACCTACGGCTTGACCCAGGACTTTACCGACGAACAACTCTGGCACGTCCTGCAGCTGGCCTATGCCGATCAATTCGTCCACGAGATGCCGGACGGCCTGGACACCCAGGTGGGTGAACGGGGCGTCAAGGTTAGCGGTGGCCAACGGCAACGCTTGGCGATTGCGCGGGCCTTCCTGCGTGATCCCCAGATCCTGATGCTCGACGAAGCCACGGCCAGTCTAGATTCCGAATCCGAGGCCATGGTGCAAAAGGCGCTGGGCCAACTGATGCAGGGGCGGACGACGTTGATTATCGCCCACCGGTTGAGCACCATCGTGGATGCCGATAACATCTACTTCATCGACCACGGGCAGGTCAGCGGTCACGGCACGCATCAGGAACTGATGGACCGGTTACCGTTGTACCGCGATTACGTTAAGATTCAGTTTAAAGATTAA
- a CDS encoding MFS transporter: MREIRLRWLLLGELFSSIGMSFIWPLTTIYLHNHLGISLTQVGVILLFYSLANVIGSVIGGRLFDRLNPFYLTVGGVSVSLITMLTLIFNHGWPAFPIALLFLGFASGWTLTMVNSLGTTIHSRDGRYIFNMLYFSQNFGIVIGTAMVGFIYSISITLLFSIATSLFVAFMLVVLSTYHVPAVTQRQVRTKETQKVALPKANRFIMGSFFISLVIIWIMYEQWNSNLSVYMTGMGILMRDYSLLWTINATLIVVFQALLNWLSSFFTNLYLQVYAGIFFVALSFVTLIFAKDYLHFVIAMVILTMGEATAFPAIPAIVNSLTPNVVKGKYQGMANAWASLGRALGPLFGGLVIDYVSYTALFVVAAVANLLVLGLNVLVITGNRRKVEVYK, from the coding sequence ATGCGAGAAATTCGGCTGCGCTGGCTATTACTGGGAGAACTTTTCAGTAGTATCGGCATGAGTTTTATCTGGCCATTAACGACCATCTACTTACATAACCACCTGGGAATTTCGCTAACCCAGGTCGGTGTCATCTTACTATTTTATTCCTTAGCCAACGTGATTGGCAGTGTCATCGGGGGCCGACTTTTCGACCGCCTGAATCCCTTCTACTTGACGGTGGGTGGGGTCAGCGTGTCACTGATCACCATGTTAACGTTGATCTTTAACCACGGTTGGCCCGCGTTCCCAATTGCCCTGCTCTTCTTGGGGTTTGCCTCGGGGTGGACACTAACCATGGTTAACTCACTGGGGACCACGATTCACAGCCGCGATGGGCGCTACATCTTCAATATGTTGTACTTCTCGCAAAACTTCGGGATCGTCATCGGGACCGCCATGGTCGGATTCATTTACAGCATTAGCATCACCCTGCTGTTTAGTATCGCGACTAGCTTGTTCGTGGCCTTCATGCTAGTGGTGTTAAGCACCTACCACGTGCCGGCCGTGACGCAACGGCAGGTGCGGACCAAGGAGACCCAGAAGGTGGCGTTACCCAAGGCAAACCGCTTCATTATGGGAAGCTTTTTCATCTCGCTGGTGATCATCTGGATTATGTACGAACAATGGAACTCGAACCTGTCCGTTTACATGACCGGGATGGGTATCCTGATGCGCGACTACAGCTTGTTATGGACGATTAACGCCACGCTGATCGTGGTTTTTCAGGCCTTACTCAACTGGTTGTCCAGTTTCTTCACCAACCTGTATCTGCAGGTGTACGCTGGGATCTTTTTCGTGGCGCTATCGTTTGTGACCCTGATCTTTGCGAAGGATTACCTGCACTTCGTGATTGCCATGGTGATTCTGACCATGGGTGAAGCGACGGCCTTTCCGGCCATTCCGGCGATTGTTAACAGCCTGACGCCCAACGTGGTGAAGGGTAAGTACCAAGGCATGGCCAACGCGTGGGCGTCGTTAGGTCGGGCACTAGGTCCCTTATTCGGGGGACTGGTCATCGATTACGTATCCTATACGGCACTCTTCGTGGTGGCGGCGGTCGCCAATTTGTTAGTTCTCGGGCTAAACGTCTTGGTGATTACGGGAAACCGGCGGAAGGTCGAAGTTTATAAGTAA
- a CDS encoding NAD(P)H-dependent oxidoreductase has product MTILLIDGSSRPNSNSAAFGERLLVGLPHQTIHLASAHLNFEHDYRETNHPQGDPSDDYDHLMAQFLAAETIVLSTPVYWYNMSGQLKVFLDRWFDSFTHGVSFAGHRLSLLIVGADDPVHKAQPVIEQSVKLSCDWLKMTFLGTATAVADLPGDIQKLPTLPADAQKLRQILTLTTD; this is encoded by the coding sequence ATGACGATACTTTTGATTGACGGGTCTTCACGGCCCAACAGTAATTCTGCGGCATTCGGGGAACGACTGCTGGTCGGGTTACCCCACCAGACCATTCACCTGGCTAGCGCTCACCTTAACTTTGAACACGATTACCGCGAAACCAATCACCCCCAGGGCGACCCTAGCGACGACTACGACCACCTGATGGCGCAGTTTCTAGCCGCCGAGACCATCGTCCTCAGTACGCCGGTCTACTGGTACAACATGAGTGGCCAGCTCAAGGTCTTTCTCGACCGTTGGTTCGACAGTTTCACCCACGGCGTCTCGTTTGCCGGTCATCGGCTCTCCCTATTGATTGTGGGGGCCGATGACCCGGTCCACAAGGCTCAGCCCGTGATTGAACAGTCAGTCAAGTTATCCTGTGACTGGCTTAAAATGACCTTCCTGGGCACCGCCACCGCCGTGGCCGATCTCCCCGGCGACATCCAAAAGTTACCCACTCTACCAGCCGACGCGCAAAAGCTCCGGCAGATTTTAACCCTCACCACCGACTAA
- a CDS encoding methylated-DNA--[protein]-cysteine S-methyltransferase produces the protein MRYQLTTPSPLGPLTLLGDDQALYGLWFADQQHFGADYDLAAMPTGSSAPLNLALDWLRAYFAGQAPSPFDLPLHPEVTDFRARVLQGLTQIPYGQTVTYQQLADQLGQPTAVRAVGGAVGHNPLSIVIPCHRVLGRHGELTGYAGALDRKIALLTLEGHDAATFTR, from the coding sequence ATGCGTTACCAACTCACCACTCCGTCGCCGTTAGGGCCTTTGACCCTGTTAGGCGACGACCAAGCCCTGTACGGCCTGTGGTTCGCCGACCAACAACACTTCGGGGCCGACTACGACTTAGCCGCCATGCCCACCGGTAGTTCCGCGCCGCTTAACCTGGCTCTGGATTGGTTGCGGGCCTACTTCGCCGGCCAAGCGCCCTCGCCGTTCGACCTGCCGCTCCATCCGGAAGTCACCGACTTTCGGGCCCGAGTCCTGCAGGGATTGACGCAGATTCCCTACGGCCAAACGGTGACCTACCAACAACTTGCCGACCAATTGGGCCAGCCCACCGCGGTCCGCGCAGTCGGCGGCGCCGTTGGTCACAACCCGTTGTCCATCGTCATTCCCTGTCACCGCGTACTCGGTCGGCACGGGGAATTGACCGGCTATGCCGGTGCTCTCGACCGTAAGATCGCGCTATTGACCCTGGAAGGTCACGACGCGGCCACGTTCACCCGTTAA